In Eulemur rufifrons isolate Redbay chromosome 15, OSU_ERuf_1, whole genome shotgun sequence, the genomic stretch AGGGAAACATCTTTAAATGTAAAAGCCCTAACAAGTAAAAGGCCCAGCTGGGGCACCAGGATATAGAGTAGGGGTCCCAGATAGGCGGACAGGTGCGAGCGCCCGGAGCTCGGAAGTCtggtggggtgggtgtgggtcGGGAGCCTCCCACAGAGAGCTCTGAGGGCCGGCTTGTGGGGGTCGTTCCGTTGAAAGACTAGTCCTAATCACGTGGGCTTGAGTCAGTGTAGCCCCAGGGGCTCTCCGCCCCTTTGGGGTGTGGGTCGTATATGGGGAAGGGAGTAGACTAGCGCAGGAGAAACTGGGCCAGGCTGCACTTAGCTCAAGAGGCATCGAGGACTCTCCGCGTCTCTGGAGACAAGGGCACTACACGCACTTCACAATGAAGAGTTGTAAGACTCCGACCTGGGGCGGGCGGGGGGTTGACTGGTACGCCCGGGTCGGCATCAGCCCTCCAGGCCACCCTGCCACTCACCCCCCACTCACCCGGCGCCGACAAAATGCGGAGGACTACCTTTCCCCAGTCCTTCCTCACCACCCTTTGGGGAGAGAAAACTTCACCTTCCGCTGCGGAGCCAGCCAGACCCTGGATTGGGAAGTGGGGGGAATCAAGGCGGGGAAAGCAGACCCTTGCGGGTGCAGTGGGGTCTGGAGGGGCCTTCTTTCGATTTCCAGGACATGTTTGCTGCTTTTTCCTCTCCCCACCAGCCTAAATGGATCGCTCCGCCTATTTCCTCCCCAGCTCCTAGGGCGCAATGGAATGTTCCAATGCCCCTCCGGTCCCAGGCCTGCGTTGCGGGGGACGCTCGCACGGTTGCCAGGGAAAGCCCCGGACGTGACGGCTGTGCGCGACCCCGAGCagcccgccctccccacccccttgtcCGTCATTCCCGAGCGCGCTCTCCCCTCaaacccttcccctcccccgtGGGTTCCAGACTTGGGAGAAGTAAACAGCGGGCGGAGCGAGGCCTACAGACCCAGGCCAGGTGGGAGTTTGCACTTTCCAGGGGGCCTGGGCTGCTGCTCAGGGGTCTTGCAGAACCCTTGGTTGTGCATGGCTGGGGTGATGCGTTAGGAAGATCCTGGGCCTAGGGACCTAGTCCCCCAGGCGCTGAGTTGGGGGCGGGACTTCGGGTGCGCGGTGGTGCGTCAACGTGGTAGGGGGGTGTGTTTGTAGCAAGACAACTGGAGTAAGTTAAAAGTAGGCTATTTTGTGACAAAGACCTAGCGTGGAAGCGGGAGGGAGAGGCTTGATTGCCGGCGTTTGTTCCGAGGGGGGAGGGTGTTGTCATCTCCCTCACAGGCCCTCATCGTCCCCTTCTCAGGCGGGAGCATGCTGGGGCTCTGGGGGCAGCGGCTCCCCTCGGCGTGGGTCCTGCTCCTGTTGCTTttcctgccgctgctgctgcccgCAGCCCCCTCGCTCCGCCTCACGTCCTACAAGCCGGTCATCGTGGTGCATGGGCTCTTCGACAGCTCTTACAGCTTCCGCCACCTGCTGGAATACATCAATGAGGTCTGGCAAAGGACACTGGGGTGGAGGGCTTTAGAGGCGTCTATagtggctggggagggagagcgGCAAACTGAAAGCCACCCTCAGGTCCTGCCCAGGCCCTCGGGGAGCTGGTGCTGGCGTGGGGAGAGTTGGGGGCTGATGGGATCCCTGGTCTTGGCAGGGCACAATAGGCATGTGGACGTGGGCCAgggggtggtgtgtgtggggtTTTTAGCCCGTCCTTGGTGGCTGCATTGCCCCCTTCCCACAGACACACCCCGGGACTGTGGTGACAGTGCTCGATCTCTTCGATGGGAGAGAGAGCTTGCGACCCCTGTGGGAACAGGTGCAAGGGTTCCGAGAGGCTGTGGTCCCCATCATGGCAAAGGCCCCTCGAGGGGTGCATCTCATCTGCTACTCGCAGGGTAGGCAACTCCTCTGCCCTCGACTCCTAAGCCGTAGCCGAGGCTTGGCCCGTATCTGAGGGACGATTCCCAGTGTCCCTCTTTCTGAACCACATTGCTCCAGCCAGAGCTCTGGTACCTGAGCCCTTCTCTTCTGACTTCCCTCAGCACGTGGGTCTTATCTCTGTCTTGAATGGGAGGGAGGCTCCCCGCACTGCTGCCCCTTCTTTCCCCATTACCCATGTACTTGGACATAAAGGCTAATGGGGCAGGTAAAAGCATCCTAGAGTTACAGTCAGGAGGCCCAGTATCTAATTCTGGCTCTGTTACTTACGTGATGTGTGATCTGTTGGCACAGGGTGTGCCTACCTTCTCCGAGCCTCAGTCTCCTTTCTGTACAGTGTGCTGGGTGGGGGTCGGACAGTGGGGGCAGATACTGTTGGCCTGGCTGTCCTGAAGTCCCTGCCCAATGTGGTGTTCTGCCTGCAGGGGGCCTGGTGTGCCGAGCACTGCTCTCTGTCATGGATGATCACAATGTGGATTCTTtcatctccctctcctctccacagaTGGGACAGTATGGAGGTGAGTGGGCACTGAGCTCCACAGCAGGCCCGGAGTTTTGGGGGGGCAAGAGGTTTATGGTCACCTGGCACTGTTGTTCTCTTGCCAGACACAGACTATTTGAAGTGGCTGTTCCCCACCTCCATGCGGTCTAACCTCTACCGGATCTGCTACAGCCCCTGGGGCCAGGAATTCTCCATCTGTAACTATTGGCACGGTGAGTGGCGCATGGTGAACTGGGCCTCCATGGAGACGGCACTGTACAGGGGAGGGTCTTGCTGCTCCCACCTCTACCATAACCAATAGCAGCGATGACAGTAATAACttacatttgttgagcacttactcttTGAACAGGTacttttcaaaatgctttatGTTGTCACCTCATTGCCTCAGAGTATAGCCTGATGCAGGGGTctgcaaaccttttctgtaaagggccagatagtaagtCTTTTTGGCTATGTAGGCCACATAGTCTGTCATAACTGTTCAGTTCTGctgttgtagtgtgaaagcagccatagaccaTATATGAATGAATGTGTGTTTCTGTATtgcagtaaaactttatttacaaaaacaagcagcaggCTGGATTGGGCCCACTGgttatagtttgccaacccccgGTGTAGTATTTCAACTGACGAATGTAAACACTACTTGGGTTTGAAGCCTGACCTTActaggtgactttgggcaagttactgtgACTCAGTTTcgttatctttaaaataataatgtagcaCATATCTCACAGcctggttgtgaagattaaataagttaaatgaaTGCAAAGTACATTGAACAGTACCTGGCTCATATAGGTGCTAGAAAAAAGTACTTGCTAtcattgttactattttattGCTGTCCACTTTGATTTGTACCGCCGGCCCCCAGTCTTGCTTCCCTATCTTTCTAACTGCTGTTTTACCCAGACCCCCACCATGATGACTTGTACCTCAATGCCAGCAGCTTCCTGGCCCTGATCAATGGGGAAAGAGATCATCCCAATGCCACAGGTGAGAATCCAGGCTTCTACCTGCGTCcccttttctgcttctctgacCTCCTCTGTTCCTCTCTCCAACCTGCCCTGACCCCTGTGGCTGACTCAGGCTTTCTTCTTCCCATCCTGCAGCATGGCGGAAGAACTTTCTTCGTGTGGGCCGCCTGGTGCTGATTGGGGGCCCTGATGATGGTGTTATTACTCCCTGGCAGTCCAGGTAATAAGGGACTGTGTGGCCTGAAGATTGGCTAAAGACTTCTCCAACCCCCACCAATTTTTGTCTCATGCCTAAAAGTGGTCTGCTCCTCCCACTGTTCAGTTaatgcctcccccgccccccaccacagCTTCACCCAACGCCAAAACCTGAGAATCATTCCCCAACCCCTCGTATCTAGCCAGTCACTAAGTCCTACTGATTCTACTTCGTCTCCCTCCCTACCATTCCCCCTTTGTAAAAactttcaattttgaaataattatggattCACAGGAAATTGCAAAGGTAGCATAGAGaggcccttcacccagtttcccccagtgcTTGCATCCTACATAACTATAGCAcagtatcaaaaccaggaaattgacatcaGCACAATGTATGTGTGTAGTTGCGTGCCATTTTATCACATTTCCTACACCTCTTTACTTATCTGGACTATTGTGACAGCTTCCATCCTCATCCCCTCCGTGCTATTCCTTGGGAAAATCCTTGGCTCTATGGCACTATGTGCTTGCCTCTGTTATAGGTCATCATGAGTGATGTCACCTGAGCTACTTTAGTcactcaacaattatttattgagcgcTATGggcccaggcactgttctggggcTGTAGGAATGCAGCAGTAAGTAAAAGAGAAGTCCTCAGTGTTACATAGCTTACATTCTAGTTAGGGAGATGGCTAATAAATGTAAGTGTGTATGTCAGGTGGTGATAAAATAAAgcagggggagggagtgggggatgACTGGGGCCTAGTTTCAGTAGTGGCCGGAGCAGTCCTGGAAGAGTTGCCATTTGAACACGACtgaagggagtgagggagggagttGCATTCCAAGGAGTAGCACCTGCAAACGCGTTTGGGCAGGTGTGGGAAACGAGGCcagtggggaacctgcggccttctgattttaagattcttcctttttaagcaccaaaaggggcaagaaaagcttcatttttctctgctgcaccccttttaataaaaggatttgttctgcaaaatttggattcggtcaaaaggctgcacttgaGGACCCAGGCAACATTTCGCCGTAAGGCCGCAGCTTCCCCACCCCCggcagaggtgggagaggaggttAAAAGAGGTGGCAGAGGACCAGTTTTGTCAAACCTTTATAGGCCAAAGTaatcccttgatttttttttcttttttattgtgataaaatgtacataacaaaaattaccactttaaccatttttttctttttcctagaaattattaaggaaatatattttaaatatattttaatgcatttttaactGCACGGttttgtggcattaagtacattcacattgttgtgtaactaCCATCCTTCACCACCGcccgtctccagaacttttgtccccctgaaactctgtccccattaaacaacTCCTTATCCCCACTTCCCCAAAGTCCCTGGTAACTAgggcctttgattttttttattctgagtgaGCTAGAAAGGCACTCGAGGGTTCTGAGTGAAGGCATGACCTCCCTTACAATATTGTAATAATATAATAGTAAGGATgagttttatatacattatttcatttcacatcTACAGCAACCCTATGAATGATAGTGATTGCACGTggttttatagcatttt encodes the following:
- the PPT2 gene encoding lysosomal thioesterase PPT2 isoform X1, encoding MKSCGSMLGLWGQRLPSAWVLLLLLFLPLLLPAAPSLRLTSYKPVIVVHGLFDSSYSFRHLLEYINETHPGTVVTVLDLFDGRESLRPLWEQVQGFREAVVPIMAKAPRGVHLICYSQGGLVCRALLSVMDDHNVDSFISLSSPQMGQYGDTDYLKWLFPTSMRSNLYRICYSPWGQEFSICNYWHDPHHDDLYLNASSFLALINGERDHPNATAWRKNFLRVGRLVLIGGPDDGVITPWQSSFFGFYDANETVLEMEEQLVYLRDSFGLKTLLARGAIVRCPMAGIYHTAWHSNRTLYETCIEPWLS
- the PPT2 gene encoding lysosomal thioesterase PPT2 isoform X2, with amino-acid sequence MLGLWGQRLPSAWVLLLLLFLPLLLPAAPSLRLTSYKPVIVVHGLFDSSYSFRHLLEYINETHPGTVVTVLDLFDGRESLRPLWEQVQGFREAVVPIMAKAPRGVHLICYSQGGLVCRALLSVMDDHNVDSFISLSSPQMGQYGDTDYLKWLFPTSMRSNLYRICYSPWGQEFSICNYWHDPHHDDLYLNASSFLALINGERDHPNATAWRKNFLRVGRLVLIGGPDDGVITPWQSSFFGFYDANETVLEMEEQLVYLRDSFGLKTLLARGAIVRCPMAGIYHTAWHSNRTLYETCIEPWLS